One window of the Bubalus bubalis isolate 160015118507 breed Murrah chromosome 8, NDDB_SH_1, whole genome shotgun sequence genome contains the following:
- the LOC102395066 gene encoding olfactory receptor 2F1-like codes for MERDNLTWVSEFVLLGLSGDRQTQAGLFVLFGAAYLLTLLGNGLILVLVQLDSRLQLPMYFFLGNLSIVDICYTSSGVPQMLAHFLLEKKTISSARCGTQHFFSLALGGTEFLLLAAMGYDRYVAVCDPLRYAAVMGPRLCAGLAGVSWLVGLANSAVETAVTVRLPTCGRHVLNHVACETLALVRLACVDVTLNQAVILASSVVVLLVPCCLVTLSYARIVAAVLRIRSSGGRRKAFGTCTSHLTVVSMSYGMALVTYMQPRSTASAEQDKVVVLFYAVVTPMLNPLIYSLRNKEIKAALTQVLTRSSESKR; via the coding sequence ATGGAGAGGGACAACCTGACCTGGGTGAGTGAGTTTGTCCTACTGGGCCTCTCCGGGGACCGGCAGACCCAGGCTGGGCTGTTTGTCCTGTTCGGGGCCGCCTATCTGCTGACCTTACTGGGCAACGGGCTCATCCTCGTCCTGGTCCAGCTGGACTCCCGCCTCCAGCtgcccatgtacttcttcctcggCAACCTCTCTATAGTGGACATCTGCTACACCTCCAGCGGGGTTCCCCAGATGCTGGCGCACTTCCTCCTGGAGAAGAAGACCATCTCCTCCGCCCGATGTGGTACCCAGCACTTCTTCTCGCTGGCCCTCGGGGGCACCGAGTTCCTGCTGCTGGCCGCCATGGGCTATGATCGCTACGTGGCCGTCTGCGACCCCCTGCGCTACGCGGCCGTCATGGGGCCGCGGCTCTGCGCAGGCCTGGCAGGCGTCTCCTGGCTCGTGGGCCTGGCGAACTCAGCGGTGGAGACCGCGGTCACCGTGCGTCTGCCCACCTGTGGGCGCCACGTGCTGAACCACGTGGCCTGTGAGACGCTGGCGCTCGTCAGGTTGGCCTGCGTGGACGTCACCCTCAACCAGGCGGTCATACTGGCATCCAGCGTGGTGGTGCTTTTGGTGCCCTGCTGCCTGGTCACGCTGTCCTACGCCCGCATCGTGGCCGCAGTCTTGCGGATCCGCTCCAGCGGGGGGCGCCGCAAAGCCTTCGGGACCTGCACTTCGCACCTCACCGTGGTCTCCATGTCTTACGGCATGGCCCTGGTTACCTACATGCAGCCCCGCTCCACCGCCTCCGCCGAGCAGGACAAGGTGGTGGTGCTCTTCTACGCAGTGGTGACCCCTATGTTGAATCCGCTCATCTACAGTCTGAGGAACAAGGAGATAAAGGCCGCTCTGACTCAGGTTCTGACAAGGAGCTCTGAATCAAAACGGTAG